DNA from Scylla paramamosain isolate STU-SP2022 chromosome 42, ASM3559412v1, whole genome shotgun sequence:
ACGCAGAGGTGACACCCGTGCAGGACAACGCCCGGCAGGTCACTGATACCTTCAGAAATATGGGATTAGAGGAAGCAATTTTAAGATATAAATTAAGTAACATGTGTCAATTATTCATAAGCATGAGTCAGACCCACCTCAAAGCATTCTATGATCGCGTGCAAACCTTTgatcctctgtccttccttaccAACTCACCAAAACACCTACATCACATCCAGGACATTTTCTGCAAGATGTCCctcgtggaaggaagaggacaccTCCAACAGAGGCGAGACATCGACACTTGCGACGTGCTGACGGTGACGCGCCGCGCGGGACAGAATCCACAGCCGTCCACATCCTCATCGgccacgccgcccacgcacgaCGCCAAGCCACAGCTCATCCTGATCAGGGGCGTGGCAGGAAGCGGCAAAACGACCCTGCTCACCTTCCTTGTCTCAGAGTGGCTTCAAGAGCCCTGCGCCTGCACCATCAAACACCTGGACGAGTACGACATCGTGGTGCGTGTCTTGTGCCGCGATGATGAAGGCCCATCTCTCCAGAACTTCCTCAAAGTGATCCTCCCAAACCATTTTGCTGTGATGGACGAacacctcatccccctcctacAACAATGCAAGGTTCTCTTCCTGATTGACGGCCTGGACGAACTGTCGCCAGGCACTCCATCACACAGCCTTGTGAAGGACATCATCAACATATCGAAATACTCGCCAGACTTCACACTCGTCTGCACATCGCGGCCCGAAACAGTGCAAGACTTCTTGGCCAAAGTACCTGATGGTTATGAGGTGTGGGACATGGAGATGAGAAGTGTTAGCCATGAACAAAGAATTCATTTTGTCATGAAGCATTACAACAGCTTCCCAGACAAGGGGGTCAAAGACCCTGAGAGGCTTGAGTACCTCATGAAACACATTGGCTGGAAGGATTACCTCGGCCTGCCCTTGAACCTGCATTTTATTGCATGgctgttttatttcaatgtagaCAACATcaagatcaccaccacccagaCCAGCCTGTATGTCACCATACGAGACTGGTGCATACAAAAACTGCAGGCCAGACTCACAGGTCATCCACAAGACATAAAGACCCGCGAGGTGCTCATTTCTATGGTTCTACAAGATATATACGACACATCATTGCAAGCTCTTCTTCAAGACCGACTCACTCTGTCAaaacaggaagagcagaagCTGATCTGTTGCTGCTTTGGAAAAGGATTACCCAGCAAGGAAGTCATCCCAGCGTTTTTCAGTCTTCAAGACACCAGTGACAGGCTGGGGCATCATCAGAAGTATGCAGCCCCACACAAGAGCCTACAGGAATTCTACGGTGCATCAGCAATCGTCCACAAGCTGGTGGAGGACTCACACTCAGCAAACATACGACGCATGCTTCACGACCCGCCGCCAGAACAGCTCCGGAACTTGAGGAACCTGCTGCTGCACGTGGCAGGTCTCCTCTGCCACCCTAACACACCACTTTGTGCTGCAGCCATACAAGTAAGTTGACTatttatcctcttttcctcatatttgaTCCTTCCATAGCTGTCTCAGGGGAACCTGCACCACTGTCAACCTCAATTTTGATCCTTACTAgtcattagcaaaaaaaaaaatacaagaaattattGTAGTGACTACACGcacaggaggtgaaggtggtggtagtggtggtggtggtggtggtggtgaaggtggtggtggtagtggtggtggtggtggtggtggtggtggtggtggtgatactaatcctagtaactctacacacacaggaggtggtggtggtggtggtggtggtggtggtactaatcctagtaactctacacacataggaggtggtgatggtggtggtggtggtggatgtggtacTAATCCTAGTAACTCTACACActcaggaggtggtggtggtggtggtggtggtggtggcggtggtactAATCCTagtaactctacacacacaggtggtggtggtggtggtggtggtggcggtggtggtactAATCCTAGTAACTCTACACACACgggaggtggtgttggtgttggtggtggtggtggtactaatcCTGgtaactctacacacacaggaggtggTGGACTTGCTGGCGGAGACTGGTGTGGAAAGGTGTGATGATTGGCTGTCCATGCTGGAGGACACTGAGGTGAACAGGACTGCCTTGGATTGTGTTGTCAGACACATTACAAGTGATAAGAGGgagatggtaataataacagacagcaccatcaccagtgCCAgggccctcctccccctcatcccctccaagGTGGTACGGATACAGCTAAGCAGGAAGGAATCAGACGTGCAGGGGCTCATCTTTGAACACCACAAATACATTGATCTGTCCCTGCACCACCAATACAGGCATCCAGACCAAGCCACTCTCTGTGACTCCTTGCTGCGTGCCATGCCCAGGtgggtctgtctgtgtgtgtgtttgtttgtttgtttagttagttagtacctgcacacacacacacacacacacacacacacacacacacaccgttatcATTATCACAGTCATTCTTTTCACAAgtattatcataattactacAATTAACATTGTCAtgaccatcactgccaccatcacaacagtCATTAATGCATTATTGTTGTCACCATCAACAAAACTGAAGTAAAGCCTAACCATTCACTAACAACTACAACTGTGGTGAAATAACCCTCTGGAATGTTTGTTACCTTTGTCTGTAGCACAGAATGTGACCGTGACTGTCAGGacggtgaagatgatgatagtgatgacgatagtgatgatgatggtggtggtggtggtggtggtggtggcggtgattatgatggtgggggtggtggtaatagtgaacatgatggtgacggtgatggtagtggtgatgattagGCTTAGGATAACATGCACTCAGAATGAGGTAAATCTGCATGCAAACATGCACctgaaaaaggtaaaataagcaCTGAAACAAGCACTCATTTCCTAACAAAGgtatgattaataataataggctAATACTTTTAGCTTAGTGGAATTGATAATAACATGAGTTTTCTGCAGTGATTTACCACAAAGACTTACTTTTTTGTAAAAGTCGTGGctgacatgaaaagaaaagaggcagacaagtttttggtgtacAAAGTAGTAATACACCTCCTTACACCGCATTAACCGAGTGTAGGACTGCCGGTTATCAAGTGTGTAGCCTGATCCTGTTCAAAACATGTCTTTCAATTACTCATTATGACACTTACAAGAAATTATAATTGAAAATACTATTACATATAGAATACTCTTCATAAACACCTAACAACTCAGAAATATGCCGCACTAGGGAAAAAAGTTACAAATATGCACTTTGTTTAAATGTGGTCAAAACATCCATTTGCTTGTGCACACATGCAAGGGTATAACTGTCCTaaggctggtgatgatggtgaacgtgttagtgatggtgatggtgatggtggtgctgagggtgacggtggtggtggtgacggtgctggtggtggtggtggtggtggtggtgatgatgataaaggtggtgatggagacgaTGACAAGgcaaagagtaagaggaagcgggaggaatacaaaggaatacaaaggaaagccaaacagcaacagaccttttggtccttgcaaggctgtttggtaactacttctaattagctacagggaagagagacaggacagcatagcagaaggctcctccccacccaccactccctccagcttgcgctggcatggaaatagttgggaaaagtatcatgcagtatggaaaaactgacatggaaattttcataggaaaggatgaaagaaagttcttctattcaccctacggtgaactctatacgcctatctgaaagttaatacaagttatattaaaactggtgtctgtagaataagagtttatttataaatttagtaattattcgaacaagaagagagcttgttggggatttgcttttaaatatttgtctattttatttttgaatgattcaatagtattgctgttcacaatttctgcaggaagtttattccatatatttactatacgattaaagaaaaaatgttttgccttgtgggatttaaaacgtttggatATAATCTTGagtccattatttcttgttaggttagaatgatcaatggtaaaatatttatgtgcatcaatgttactatatcctttgaaaatttttaaCACtccaattaggtctcctcttatcctgcgctttgttaaactaaataggtttagttcttccagtcgttcttcatacggcttattgcgcaatcttggaatcatctttgtgactctgcgctgtatcttttctagtttttcaatgtctttttttgtagtatggggaccagaactgtacacagtattctagatgagggcgcaccagtgagttatataaggcaagtaaaaccttttctgatttaaattcaaaggttcttccaatgaaccctactaatttatttgccgtctttactgtttctgtacAGTGTTGattcggctttaggtcgtttgacacaacaacaccaagatctttttctttatcaacacttgacagtggcatgttattcattacatatctcgcctgaacattgttgcttccgatatgtagaactttgcacttttctatattaaatctcatctgccatttttctgcccagcttgttagtttattgaggtcacactgcagttc
Protein-coding regions in this window:
- the LOC135093227 gene encoding uncharacterized protein LOC135093227, with the translated sequence MAAAPTVHVHRIKLICLMENAGKDVLTFVLKRGALNAPATPPGQSLTDYLDNLPQGSTANYGRMNNKQKKAALSNTDRRQAQRFPLWDNFDVSLLHKTIKLTCQGVARDGDPEWRNQNTLEGLVTKIKDERNELFHEVKDFSEAEYQHKVNELEHLFIRVLAAAKTKYCIPDAEVTPVQDNARQVTDTFRNMGLEEAILRYKLSNMCQLFISMSQTHLKAFYDRVQTFDPLSFLTNSPKHLHHIQDIFCKMSLVEGRGHLQQRRDIDTCDVLTVTRRAGQNPQPSTSSSATPPTHDAKPQLILIRGVAGSGKTTLLTFLVSEWLQEPCACTIKHLDEYDIVVRVLCRDDEGPSLQNFLKVILPNHFAVMDEHLIPLLQQCKVLFLIDGLDELSPGTPSHSLVKDIINISKYSPDFTLVCTSRPETVQDFLAKVPDGYEVWDMEMRSVSHEQRIHFVMKHYNSFPDKGVKDPERLEYLMKHIGWKDYLGLPLNLHFIAWLFYFNVDNIKITTTQTSLYVTIRDWCIQKLQARLTGHPQDIKTREVLISMVLQDIYDTSLQALLQDRLTLSKQEEQKLICCCFGKGLPSKEVIPAFFSLQDTSDRLGHHQKYAAPHKSLQEFYGASAIVHKLVEDSHSANIRRMLHDPPPEQLRNLRNLLLHVAGLLCHPNTPLCAAAIQEVVDLLAETGVERCDDWLSMLEDTEVNRTALDCVVRHITSDKREMVIITDSTITSARALLPLIPSKVVRIQLSRKESDVQGLIFEHHKYIDLSLHHQYRHPDQATLCDSLLRAMPRWVCLCVCLFVCLVS